A single genomic interval of Plodia interpunctella isolate USDA-ARS_2022_Savannah chromosome 14, ilPloInte3.2, whole genome shotgun sequence harbors:
- the LOC128675277 gene encoding uncharacterized protein LOC128675277 codes for MMKCNEFEKSKSHHHMNLDNLDKALHDLGMLSAITEARREYLRESRANYGVMRFNTRYVSNVTVGYCMKRATNKNRLCPYVLPVRHRTKSENSDVVGSEVSDAACDYKNSLLEPSTSGYMAHDYTKSPAKRCQSLENLNLTVEPQCNPEISPEMDCVSTRIQKLQVDE; via the exons ATGATGaaatgcaatgaatttgaaaaaagc AAATCTCATCATCACATGAATCTGGACAACTTGGATAAGGCCTTACACGATTTGGGAATGCTGAGTGCCATTACTGAAGCTCGCCGAGAATACTTGCGTGAATCAAGAGCCAATTACGGAGTAATGCGCTTCAACACGCGCTACGTCTCGAACGTCACCGTGGGGTATTGTATGAAACGGGccacaaataaaaacagactTTGCCCGTATGTTTTGCCAGTTAGGCATAGAACTAAGAGTGAGAACTCCGATGTAGTCGGTAGTGAGGTGAGCGATGCAGCttgtgattataaaaatagtttgttgGAACCATCCACAAGTGGCTACATGGCGCACGATTACACTAAAAGCCCGGCAAAGCGCTGCCAGTCTCTAGAAAACCTTAACCTTACTGTAGAGCCTCAATGCAATCCAGAGATCTCACCAGAAATGGACTGTGTGTCAACTCGAATCCAGAAATTACAGGTTGATGAATGA